The window AATAATCTTTTGAGAAAAAACACTTTTAGATCGAATCAAAGAGGCATAAGCTGCGGTAAATTTCACAACATCCAACGGGGAAAGACTGTCACCTGTTTTACCACCAATAGTACCCCGAATCCCCGATATAGATTTAATTAAAGGCATTATAAAATCCAACTAAATTTTTGCATACTAAAATCCATAAAATATATTGCTTTCCCATAGTAACAAAAACTATTATCCATATAGTTTTTGTTATACATTCTGATGACAACAACCGTACCAGTTTATATATTGGTTTGCAATACAAAGGTATTGTATTCTATTTTCTTACTAATAAGTACCTATACTTAGGCAATTTTTTTTCGAATAATACAATCGCATCTTCCAATTTACCGTTAAATTCTCCTCCTGAAGCATTTAAATGACCCCCTCCATTAAATACTTCAGCAGCAAATCGATTACTTGGAAATTTCCCCTTTGAACGGAAAGAAACTTTCACTTTGTTATCCTCCTCTCGAATAAATACCGAAAAAACAACTTCTTTTATACTTAGAGGAATATTAACAAATCCTTCTGTATCTCCTTTTTTCCATAAAAATTGATTTTGCTCTTCGCATGAAAGCGTAATCAAAGAAGTGTGATATTTTTCAAAAATTTTCATTTTTTGATATAAAATATAACCTTGTAAACGAATTCGACTTTCTGAATAATTATTATATACTTTATTATAAATAGCATCTTTGTCAATCCCTTTCCCTAATAATTCTTTTATAATACGGTAAATTTGCGGTCTATTAGAATTGTAAGTGAAAGCACCAGTATCAGTCATCATCCCTGTATAGATACATTCAGCAAAATTCTTATCCATATATTCAGACATATCCATTCGACAAATAAAACTAAAAATCAAT of the Candidatus Azobacteroides pseudotrichonymphae genomovar. CFP2 genome contains:
- a CDS encoding DHH family phosphoesterase; the protein is MFDKIVAERSIQMAKKIIDQSCKIVIVTHISPDGDAIGSSLALCHFLLQLGKSVNIIVPNNFPTFLRWMSGAKNIVISELEERIAQQFIRTADLIFCLDFNVLCRVERLAPWIEKSVAKKILIDHHPLPGDFCDLNISYHEFSSTSELIFSFICRMDMSEYMDKNFAECIYTGMMTDTGAFTYNSNRPQIYRIIKELLGKGIDKDAIYNKVYNNYSESRIRLQGYILYQKMKIFEKYHTSLITLSCEEQNQFLWKKGDTEGFVNIPLSIKEVVFSVFIREEDNKVKVSFRSKGKFPSNRFAAEVFNGGGHLNASGGEFNGKLEDAIVLFEKKLPKYRYLLVRK